The proteins below come from a single Piscinibacter gummiphilus genomic window:
- a CDS encoding cytochrome oxidase small assembly protein — protein MTPEQKKNNRKLGLILASVALVFFLGFMARMVFLGH, from the coding sequence ATGACGCCAGAGCAGAAGAAGAACAACCGCAAGCTGGGCCTGATCCTGGCGTCGGTCGCGCTCGTCTTCTTCCTCGGGTTCATGGCCCGCATGGTGTTCCTGGGCCACTGA
- the secB gene encoding protein-export chaperone SecB, protein MADDNNAPVFQIQRVYLKDLSLEQPNSPQILLEQAQPQVDINLNLAAQPVADGVYEVSVTATVTTKVNDKTLFLVEAKQAGIFEIRNIPDEQLQPIIGIACPQIVYPYLRAIVSDVCTRAGFPPVVLAEVNFQAMYEAQQQQQAAGGANLN, encoded by the coding sequence ATGGCCGACGACAACAACGCTCCCGTGTTCCAGATCCAGCGCGTGTACCTGAAGGACTTGTCGCTCGAGCAACCGAACTCGCCGCAGATCCTGCTCGAGCAGGCCCAGCCGCAGGTCGACATCAACCTCAACCTCGCCGCCCAGCCGGTGGCCGACGGTGTCTACGAGGTCTCGGTGACCGCCACCGTGACCACCAAGGTCAACGACAAGACGCTGTTCCTGGTCGAGGCCAAGCAGGCCGGCATCTTCGAGATTCGCAACATCCCCGACGAGCAGCTCCAGCCCATCATCGGCATTGCCTGTCCGCAGATCGTCTACCCCTACCTGCGCGCCATCGTCTCCGACGTGTGCACGCGTGCCGGCTTCCCGCCGGTGGTGCTGGCCGAGGTGAACTTCCAGGCCATGTACGAAGCCCAGCAGCAACAGCAGGCTGCAGGCGGCGCCAACCTCAACTGA
- a CDS encoding ComF family protein → MLFSRLLQPLPGLCAVCRGWGDGALCTKCHTRYASVVPRCERCALQVPAGVALCGQCLAHPPAFDAACTGLDYAYPWSTLIARFKFRETLELSDALVAPLRTALQRSAAPMPDLLLPVPLSRERLRERGYNQAWEATRRLARHLAIRCEARLLLRVKDSPHQLDLPPDQRAANVHGVFAVEPLRRTDLQGLHVAVIDDVMTTGATCAELARVLKQAGAKRVSAWALARTPRDAS, encoded by the coding sequence ATGTTGTTCAGCCGCCTGCTCCAGCCATTGCCGGGCCTGTGCGCCGTGTGCCGGGGTTGGGGAGATGGCGCTCTCTGCACGAAGTGCCACACACGCTATGCGAGCGTGGTGCCGCGTTGCGAACGCTGCGCCTTGCAGGTGCCGGCGGGGGTCGCGCTGTGCGGTCAGTGCCTTGCGCATCCGCCCGCCTTCGATGCTGCCTGCACGGGCCTCGACTATGCCTACCCCTGGTCGACGCTCATCGCCCGCTTCAAGTTTCGCGAGACTTTGGAGCTGTCCGATGCGCTGGTCGCACCGCTTCGCACCGCTCTTCAACGCAGCGCCGCTCCCATGCCCGACCTGCTGCTGCCGGTCCCCCTAAGCCGCGAGCGCCTGCGCGAACGTGGCTACAACCAGGCGTGGGAGGCCACGCGCCGGCTGGCGCGCCATCTCGCGATCCGCTGCGAGGCCCGCCTGCTGCTGCGGGTGAAAGACAGCCCCCACCAGCTCGACCTGCCGCCGGACCAGCGCGCCGCCAACGTGCACGGCGTCTTCGCCGTCGAGCCGCTGCGCCGCACGGACTTGCAGGGCCTGCACGTGGCCGTGATCGACGACGTGATGACCACCGGCGCCACCTGCGCCGAACTCGCCCGCGTGCTCAAGCAGGCGGGCGCGAAACGCGTCTCCGCCTGGGCGCTGGCCCGCACGCCACGTGACGCCTCTTGA
- a CDS encoding NAD(P)H-dependent glycerol-3-phosphate dehydrogenase, with amino-acid sequence MNLTVLGAGAWGTAVAASTAARHSTLLWARDAAQCRQMQAARENVRYLPGVPLPADLALTDDLDAAFAHARGDGLIVLATPMAGLREMLQRLPADAPGVLWLCKGFEEGTGLLGHEIARAVRPGATQVGILSGPSFALEVARGQPVALVVASQDDALCRQAVDAFHSDAMRIYASNDPVGVEVGGAVKNVMAIATGIADGLQLGLNARAALITRGLAEMTRLGLALGARVETFMGLSGLGDLVLTATGDLSRNRKVGLLLAQGLPLPRILQELGHVAEGVACAATVLKRAQASGVDMPITEAVVRVLEGRLQPPQAIQELMSRDARREGA; translated from the coding sequence ATGAACCTGACCGTGCTCGGCGCAGGTGCGTGGGGCACGGCCGTGGCTGCGAGCACGGCCGCGCGGCACAGCACCCTGCTGTGGGCACGCGACGCCGCACAGTGCCGGCAGATGCAGGCCGCTCGCGAGAACGTGCGCTACCTGCCCGGCGTGCCGTTGCCGGCCGACCTGGCGCTGACCGACGATCTCGATGCGGCGTTTGCGCATGCGCGCGGCGATGGCCTGATCGTGCTGGCCACGCCGATGGCAGGCTTGCGCGAGATGCTGCAGCGCCTGCCGGCCGATGCGCCGGGTGTGCTGTGGCTGTGCAAGGGCTTCGAAGAAGGCACGGGCCTGCTCGGACACGAAATCGCGCGGGCCGTGCGGCCGGGCGCGACGCAGGTCGGCATCCTCTCCGGCCCGAGTTTCGCGCTCGAAGTGGCGCGGGGCCAACCGGTGGCGCTCGTGGTCGCCAGCCAAGACGACGCGCTGTGCCGGCAGGCCGTTGACGCCTTCCATTCCGATGCGATGCGCATCTACGCCTCGAACGACCCGGTGGGTGTGGAAGTCGGCGGCGCGGTCAAGAACGTGATGGCGATTGCCACCGGCATCGCCGATGGCCTGCAACTCGGGCTCAATGCACGCGCCGCGCTCATCACGCGCGGCCTGGCCGAAATGACACGCCTGGGCCTCGCGCTCGGCGCACGCGTCGAAACCTTCATGGGCCTGAGCGGCCTCGGCGACCTGGTGCTCACCGCCACCGGCGACCTGTCGCGCAACCGCAAGGTGGGGCTGCTGCTCGCGCAGGGCCTGCCACTGCCGCGCATCCTGCAGGAGCTCGGCCATGTGGCCGAAGGCGTGGCCTGCGCGGCCACGGTGCTCAAGCGTGCGCAGGCGAGTGGGGTCGACATGCCGATCACCGAAGCGGTGGTGCGGGTGCTCGAGGGCCGATTGCAGCCGCCGCAGGCGATTCAGGAATTGATGTCGCGCGACGCGCGCCGCGAAGGCGCCTGA
- the grxC gene encoding glutaredoxin 3, whose product MQPVKMYTTLVCPFCIRAKALLKQRGVNDIDEVRVDLDPSQRTTMMEITGRRTVPQIFIGDTHVGGCDDLIALDQRGGLMPLLQGA is encoded by the coding sequence ATGCAGCCGGTCAAGATGTACACGACCCTGGTGTGCCCGTTTTGCATTCGCGCCAAGGCGCTGCTCAAGCAGCGCGGGGTGAATGACATCGATGAAGTGCGGGTCGACCTCGACCCTTCCCAGCGCACCACGATGATGGAGATCACCGGCCGCCGCACGGTGCCGCAGATCTTCATCGGTGACACGCACGTGGGTGGCTGCGACGATCTCATCGCGCTCGACCAGCGCGGCGGCCTCATGCCGTTGCTGCAGGGCGCGTAA
- the ctaD gene encoding cytochrome c oxidase subunit I, with translation MSAVLDPHGHAAGDHGHDHAHDDHHPHGWRRWVFATNHKDIGTLYLLFSFTMFLFGGVLALLIRAELFQPGLQIVNPQLFNQLTTMHGLIMVFGAIMPAFVGFANWMIPLQIGAADMAFARMNNLSFWLLIPAGIMLVASFFMPGGAPAAGWTLYAPLTLQMGPSMDAGIFAMHILGASSIMGSINIIVTILNMRAPGMTLMKMPMFCWTWLITAYLLIAVMPVLAGAITMTLTDRHFGTAFFNPAGGGDPVMYQHIFWFFGHPEVYIMILPAFGIVSHIVPAFARKRLFGYTSMVYATSSIAILSFIVWAHHMFTTGMPVTGQLFFMYATMLIAIPTGVKVFNWIATMWRGSMTFETPMLFAVGFIFVFTMGGFTGLILSVAPIDIQLQDTYYVVAHFHYVLVAGSLYAMFAGYYYWAPKWTGVMYSETRGKIHFWGSLIFFNVTFFPMHFLGLAGMPRRYADYPMQFADFNALATVGAFGFGLMQVYFLLFVVFPAMRGKGEKAPQKPWEAAEGLEWEVPSPAPFHTFETPPKLNASATKVIG, from the coding sequence ATGAGTGCTGTACTCGATCCCCACGGCCACGCGGCCGGCGACCACGGCCATGACCACGCGCATGACGACCACCACCCGCATGGCTGGCGTCGCTGGGTGTTTGCCACCAACCACAAGGACATCGGCACGCTGTACCTGCTGTTCAGCTTCACGATGTTCCTGTTTGGCGGCGTGCTGGCGCTCCTGATCCGCGCCGAGCTGTTCCAGCCCGGGCTGCAGATCGTGAACCCGCAGCTCTTCAACCAGCTCACCACCATGCACGGCCTGATCATGGTGTTCGGCGCCATCATGCCGGCCTTCGTGGGCTTCGCGAACTGGATGATCCCGCTGCAGATCGGCGCGGCCGACATGGCCTTCGCGCGGATGAACAACCTGAGCTTCTGGCTGTTGATCCCGGCCGGCATCATGCTCGTGGCCTCGTTCTTCATGCCCGGTGGCGCGCCCGCCGCGGGCTGGACGCTTTACGCGCCGCTCACGCTGCAGATGGGCCCGTCGATGGACGCCGGCATCTTTGCGATGCACATCCTCGGCGCCTCGTCGATCATGGGCTCGATCAACATCATCGTGACCATCCTCAACATGCGCGCGCCCGGCATGACGCTGATGAAGATGCCGATGTTCTGCTGGACCTGGCTCATCACGGCCTACCTGCTGATCGCGGTGATGCCGGTGCTCGCCGGCGCCATCACGATGACGCTGACCGACCGCCACTTCGGCACCGCGTTCTTCAACCCCGCCGGCGGCGGCGACCCGGTGATGTACCAGCACATCTTCTGGTTCTTCGGCCATCCCGAGGTGTACATCATGATCCTGCCGGCCTTCGGCATCGTGAGCCACATCGTGCCGGCCTTCGCCCGCAAGCGCCTCTTCGGCTACACCTCGATGGTGTACGCCACCTCGTCGATCGCCATCCTGTCGTTCATCGTGTGGGCGCACCACATGTTCACGACCGGCATGCCGGTGACGGGCCAGCTCTTCTTCATGTACGCGACCATGCTGATCGCGATCCCCACGGGCGTGAAGGTGTTCAACTGGATCGCGACGATGTGGCGCGGCTCGATGACCTTCGAGACGCCGATGCTCTTCGCGGTGGGCTTCATCTTCGTGTTCACCATGGGTGGCTTCACCGGCCTGATCCTGTCGGTGGCGCCGATCGACATCCAGCTGCAGGACACCTATTACGTCGTGGCGCACTTCCACTACGTGCTGGTGGCCGGCTCGCTGTACGCGATGTTCGCCGGCTACTACTACTGGGCGCCCAAGTGGACCGGCGTGATGTACTCCGAGACGCGCGGCAAGATCCACTTCTGGGGCTCGTTGATCTTCTTCAACGTCACCTTCTTCCCGATGCACTTCCTGGGTCTCGCCGGCATGCCGCGCCGTTATGCCGACTACCCGATGCAGTTCGCCGACTTCAACGCGCTGGCGACCGTGGGTGCCTTCGGCTTCGGCCTGATGCAGGTGTATTTCCTGCTCTTCGTGGTCTTCCCCGCGATGCGTGGCAAGGGTGAGAAGGCTCCCCAGAAGCCGTGGGAAGCCGCTGAAGGCCTGGAGTGGGAAGTGCCGTCGCCGGCCCCGTTCCACACCTTCGAGACGCCGCCGAAGCTGAACGCCTCGGCCACCAAGGTGATCGGCTGA
- the coxB gene encoding cytochrome c oxidase subunit II → MKTTKSLWQSFARRAGQTCVAACTALAGTAAMAVNNLPGGPAVNQLDLHPPVTKIAAEQQWLHNFMLIVCLVIFVAVFGVMFYSIFKHRKSKGAKASNFHESVKVEIAWTVVPFIIVILMALPATKAVVAMKDTSSADITIKATGIQWKWGYDYLKGEGEGIGFLSTLDVAQREMSDSGKPSGDDYLLKVDNPLVVPVDKKIRIITTASDVIHAFMVPAFGIKQDAIPGFVRDTWFRAEKTGDFYGQCAELCGKEHAYMPIHVKVLSQADYTKWVEGKQKEMAAKADDPTKVWALPELAARGEKVYAANCAACHQPTGKGAGPIKPLDASPIVLDADKNKQLAILLNGAANGAMPSWKQLSDTDIAAVVTYTKNAWSNKTGQIVQPADVTAARK, encoded by the coding sequence ATGAAGACGACGAAATCACTGTGGCAGTCTTTTGCCCGGAGGGCGGGGCAGACCTGCGTGGCGGCGTGTACCGCGCTGGCCGGCACGGCCGCGATGGCCGTCAACAACCTGCCGGGCGGCCCGGCGGTGAATCAGCTGGACCTGCATCCCCCGGTCACCAAGATCGCCGCCGAGCAGCAGTGGTTGCACAACTTCATGCTGATCGTCTGCCTGGTGATCTTCGTCGCCGTCTTCGGCGTCATGTTCTATTCGATCTTCAAGCACCGCAAGTCCAAGGGCGCCAAGGCCTCGAACTTCCATGAGAGCGTGAAGGTCGAGATCGCCTGGACGGTGGTGCCCTTCATCATCGTGATCCTGATGGCGCTGCCGGCCACCAAGGCCGTGGTCGCCATGAAGGACACCAGCTCCGCCGACATCACCATCAAGGCCACCGGCATCCAGTGGAAGTGGGGCTACGACTACCTGAAGGGTGAAGGCGAGGGCATCGGCTTCCTCTCCACGCTCGACGTCGCCCAGCGCGAGATGTCCGACTCCGGCAAGCCCTCTGGCGACGACTACCTGCTCAAGGTCGACAACCCGCTCGTGGTGCCGGTCGACAAGAAGATCCGTATCATCACCACCGCTTCCGACGTGATCCACGCCTTCATGGTGCCGGCCTTCGGCATCAAGCAGGACGCGATCCCCGGCTTCGTGCGCGACACCTGGTTCCGCGCCGAGAAGACCGGCGACTTCTACGGCCAGTGCGCCGAGCTGTGCGGCAAGGAACACGCCTACATGCCGATCCACGTGAAGGTGCTGTCGCAGGCCGACTACACCAAGTGGGTCGAAGGCAAGCAGAAGGAAATGGCCGCCAAGGCCGACGACCCGACCAAGGTCTGGGCGCTGCCCGAGCTGGCCGCCCGCGGCGAGAAGGTCTACGCCGCCAACTGCGCCGCCTGCCACCAGCCCACCGGCAAGGGTGCCGGCCCGATCAAGCCGCTCGACGCCTCGCCGATCGTGCTCGACGCCGACAAGAACAAGCAGCTCGCGATCCTGCTCAACGGCGCCGCCAACGGAGCGATGCCCTCGTGGAAGCAGCTGAGCGACACCGACATCGCCGCCGTCGTGACCTACACGAAGAACGCCTGGTCCAACAAGACCGGCCAGATCGTGCAGCCGGCTGACGTCACGGCCGCCCGCAAGTAA
- a CDS encoding rhodanese-like domain-containing protein, which translates to MNFFTNPENLLLIAMAIVSGGLLIWPRLRGGGGNGAVTVAEAVQLINRERAVLVDVSEPAEFAAGHAGGSKNIPFGSLETSTDLPKNKALPVVVVCPSGARASRAAGILRKLGFEKARPLAGGLRAWREANLPVEKSA; encoded by the coding sequence GTGAACTTCTTCACCAACCCCGAAAACCTGCTCCTGATCGCCATGGCGATCGTCTCCGGCGGCCTGCTGATCTGGCCGCGCCTGCGTGGTGGCGGTGGCAACGGTGCCGTGACCGTCGCCGAAGCGGTGCAGCTCATCAACCGCGAGCGCGCCGTGCTGGTCGACGTGAGCGAGCCGGCCGAGTTCGCGGCCGGCCATGCGGGTGGCTCGAAGAACATCCCCTTCGGCAGCCTGGAGACCAGCACCGACCTGCCGAAGAACAAGGCCTTGCCGGTGGTGGTGGTGTGCCCGAGCGGCGCACGCGCTTCTCGCGCAGCCGGTATCTTGCGCAAGCTGGGTTTCGAGAAGGCCCGGCCTCTCGCCGGGGGCTTGCGCGCCTGGCGCGAGGCCAACCTGCCGGTCGAGAAATCCGCCTGA
- a CDS encoding class I SAM-dependent methyltransferase — protein sequence MSTPPASTARQLDPASVQAWLRRQAHAPEAPWLHAEVARRMADRLSFIRVQPQVVLDWWAFGGGSTELLLKAYPQARHLAVEPTEALQAHGEQKRATPWWSPRRWRGTTVETVAPEAVAPASVQLLWANMMLHAVVDPARLVAQWQRLLAADGFVMFSCLGPGSLRALNEIYARMGWGAPLADFVDMHDLGDMLVQAGFADPVMDQEVLTLSWDSAEALLKELRTLGANASPQRYAGLRTPRWRQRLLAELESLARPDGRIYLDFEIAYGHAFKAAPRAPLAAETRVSVDDMRAMVRTRPPKA from the coding sequence ATGAGCACGCCCCCTGCCTCGACCGCTCGACAGCTCGACCCGGCGAGCGTGCAAGCCTGGCTGCGCCGCCAGGCGCACGCGCCCGAAGCGCCCTGGCTGCACGCCGAAGTCGCGCGGCGCATGGCCGATCGGCTCTCGTTCATCCGTGTGCAGCCGCAGGTCGTGCTGGACTGGTGGGCGTTCGGCGGCGGCAGCACGGAGCTGTTGCTGAAGGCCTACCCGCAGGCGCGCCATCTGGCGGTCGAGCCGACCGAGGCCTTGCAGGCGCATGGGGAGCAGAAGAGGGCGACGCCGTGGTGGTCGCCCCGACGCTGGCGCGGGACGACCGTCGAGACGGTGGCACCAGAGGCGGTGGCACCGGCGAGCGTGCAGCTTCTGTGGGCCAACATGATGCTGCATGCGGTGGTCGACCCCGCACGGCTGGTGGCGCAGTGGCAGCGGCTGCTGGCGGCCGATGGCTTCGTCATGTTCTCGTGTCTCGGGCCGGGCAGCCTGCGAGCGCTGAACGAGATCTACGCCCGCATGGGCTGGGGGGCACCACTGGCCGACTTCGTCGACATGCACGACCTCGGCGACATGCTGGTTCAGGCAGGCTTCGCCGACCCGGTGATGGACCAGGAGGTTCTGACCCTGAGCTGGGACAGCGCCGAGGCGCTCCTGAAGGAGTTGCGCACCCTCGGTGCGAACGCGTCGCCGCAGCGCTACGCCGGGCTTCGCACGCCGCGCTGGCGCCAACGCCTGCTGGCCGAACTCGAGAGCCTGGCTCGGCCCGACGGCCGCATCTACCTCGACTTCGAAATCGCCTACGGGCATGCCTTCAAGGCCGCCCCGCGTGCACCGCTGGCGGCCGAGACCCGCGTCTCGGTCGACGACATGCGTGCCATGGTCCGCACCAGGCCGCCCAAAGCGTGA
- the gpmA gene encoding 2,3-diphosphoglycerate-dependent phosphoglycerate mutase, which translates to MYKLVLIRHGESTWNLENRFTGWVDVDLTPTGVAQAQQAGRTLKAHGYDFDVAYTSVLKRAIWTLWHTLDQMDRTWLPVVHQWRLNERHYGGLQGLNKAETAKQYGDEQVLIWRRSYDTPPPPLAADAPLSQRSDIRYAKLKPEEIPLTECLKDTVARVMPAWNDTIAPAIKSGKRVVIAAHGNSIRALVKYLSNIGDDEIVGVNIPNGTPLVYELDADLKPIKPYYYLEEKKA; encoded by the coding sequence ATGTACAAACTCGTGCTCATCCGCCACGGCGAATCGACCTGGAACCTGGAAAACCGCTTCACCGGATGGGTCGACGTGGACCTGACCCCCACGGGCGTGGCGCAAGCGCAGCAGGCCGGCCGCACGCTGAAGGCCCACGGCTACGACTTCGACGTGGCCTACACCTCGGTGCTCAAGCGCGCCATCTGGACGCTCTGGCACACGCTCGATCAGATGGACCGCACCTGGCTGCCCGTGGTGCACCAATGGCGCCTCAACGAGCGCCACTACGGCGGCCTGCAGGGCCTCAACAAGGCCGAGACCGCCAAGCAGTACGGCGATGAGCAGGTGCTGATCTGGCGCCGCAGCTACGACACGCCGCCGCCGCCGCTCGCCGCCGATGCACCGCTGAGCCAGCGCTCCGACATCCGCTACGCCAAGCTCAAGCCGGAAGAGATCCCGCTCACCGAGTGCCTGAAAGACACCGTGGCGCGTGTGATGCCGGCGTGGAACGACACCATCGCCCCGGCCATCAAGTCGGGCAAGCGTGTGGTGATCGCCGCGCACGGCAACAGCATCCGCGCGCTCGTGAAGTACCTGAGCAACATCGGCGACGACGAGATCGTGGGCGTCAACATCCCCAACGGCACCCCGCTCGTGTACGAGCTCGATGCCGACCTCAAGCCGATCAAGCCCTACTACTACCTCGAAGAGAAGAAGGCCTGA
- a CDS encoding cytochrome c oxidase subunit 3, which produces MSAATTPGHAPHYFVPAPSRHPVMASIGLFMVILGAGQWINGHGWGAYFVLFGLLWWAFVLKQWFGDAIRESEGGLYSDRIDVSYRWSMSWFIFSEVMFFGAFFGALYWARIHSVPSLGSLENALLWPDFKAFWPSSVPGTTGAPAGTVEPFAVMGPWPIPTINTALLLTSGVTLTIAHHALIAGQRSKTILWMWITVILGATFLGFQAYEYMHAYKDLNLKLNSGVYGSTFYMLTGFHGFHVCVGALMLLFITLRLHKGHFTPQRHFGFEGAAWYWHFVDVVWLGLYVVVYWL; this is translated from the coding sequence ATGTCGGCAGCGACAACCCCGGGGCACGCCCCTCACTACTTCGTTCCCGCCCCTTCGCGGCACCCCGTGATGGCCTCGATCGGCCTCTTCATGGTGATCCTCGGCGCAGGCCAGTGGATCAACGGCCACGGCTGGGGCGCCTACTTCGTGCTCTTCGGCCTGCTGTGGTGGGCCTTCGTGCTCAAGCAGTGGTTCGGTGACGCCATCCGCGAAAGCGAAGGCGGTCTCTACAGCGACCGCATCGACGTGTCGTACCGCTGGAGCATGAGCTGGTTCATCTTCTCGGAAGTCATGTTCTTCGGCGCCTTCTTCGGCGCGCTGTACTGGGCCCGCATCCACTCGGTGCCGAGCCTGGGCAGCCTCGAGAACGCACTGCTGTGGCCCGACTTCAAGGCCTTCTGGCCGAGCTCCGTGCCGGGCACCACCGGCGCACCGGCTGGCACCGTCGAGCCGTTTGCGGTGATGGGCCCGTGGCCGATCCCGACCATCAACACGGCGCTGCTGCTGACCTCGGGCGTCACGCTGACGATCGCGCACCACGCGCTGATCGCCGGCCAACGCAGCAAGACGATCCTGTGGATGTGGATCACGGTGATCCTGGGTGCCACCTTCCTCGGCTTCCAGGCCTACGAGTACATGCACGCGTACAAGGACCTGAACCTGAAGCTCAATTCGGGCGTCTATGGTTCGACCTTCTACATGCTGACGGGCTTCCACGGCTTCCACGTGTGCGTGGGCGCCCTGATGCTGCTCTTCATCACGCTGCGCCTGCACAAGGGCCATTTCACCCCGCAGCGTCACTTCGGTTTCGAAGGCGCCGCCTGGTACTGGCACTTCGTCGACGTCGTGTGGCTCGGCCTGTACGTGGTGGTGTACTGGCTCTGA
- a CDS encoding cytochrome c oxidase assembly protein: MSQGRRASLLLDNRRMVGKLAVVALLMFGFGYALVPMYRAICTALGINVLSVSEKAVPGNSKATPANTQVDTSRIVTVEFDANARGPWDFKPAKRYVDVHPGELTTVMYEFKNIQNRTMAAQAIPSYAPKQATPHFNKLECFCFNEYTLKPGESRQWPVVFVIDPKLPKDVKTITLSYTFFEVGGKVAAPVKTQEREPQS, encoded by the coding sequence ATGAGCCAGGGCCGTCGCGCTTCGCTGCTGCTCGACAACCGCCGCATGGTGGGCAAGCTCGCAGTCGTGGCGCTGCTGATGTTCGGCTTCGGTTACGCGCTGGTGCCGATGTACCGCGCGATCTGCACCGCGCTCGGCATCAATGTGCTGTCGGTCAGCGAGAAGGCCGTTCCCGGCAACTCGAAGGCGACGCCGGCCAACACGCAGGTCGACACCTCGCGCATCGTGACGGTCGAGTTCGACGCCAACGCGCGTGGCCCGTGGGACTTCAAACCCGCCAAGCGCTATGTGGACGTGCACCCCGGTGAGTTGACCACCGTGATGTACGAATTCAAGAACATCCAGAACCGCACGATGGCGGCGCAGGCGATTCCCAGCTACGCACCCAAGCAGGCCACGCCGCACTTCAACAAGCTCGAATGTTTCTGCTTCAACGAATACACGCTGAAGCCGGGTGAAAGCAGGCAGTGGCCGGTGGTGTTCGTGATCGACCCGAAGCTGCCGAAGGACGTGAAGACCATCACTTTGTCGTACACCTTCTTCGAGGTCGGCGGCAAGGTGGCGGCACCGGTGAAGACACAAGAGCGGGAGCCGCAGTCATGA
- the trmL gene encoding tRNA (uridine(34)/cytosine(34)/5-carboxymethylaminomethyluridine(34)-2'-O)-methyltransferase TrmL codes for MFNIVLVQPEIPPNTGNVIRLAANTGCALHLIEPLGFSMDDRLLRRAGLDYHEYAPVQRHASWQAFLDTARPAPQRLFAFTTRGSQPFSQVSWQPGDWLVFGSETAGLAPELRESFPLPQRVRLPMKPEQRSLNLSNAVAVTVFEAWRQNGYQGGA; via the coding sequence ATGTTCAACATCGTCCTCGTGCAGCCGGAGATTCCGCCCAACACCGGCAACGTGATCCGGCTCGCAGCCAACACCGGCTGCGCCCTGCACCTGATCGAGCCCCTCGGTTTCTCGATGGACGACCGCCTGCTGCGGCGTGCCGGTCTCGACTATCACGAGTACGCGCCCGTGCAGCGACATGCGTCGTGGCAGGCGTTTCTCGACACGGCACGCCCCGCCCCGCAGCGCCTCTTTGCGTTCACCACACGCGGCAGCCAGCCCTTCTCGCAGGTCTCGTGGCAACCAGGAGACTGGTTGGTCTTCGGGTCGGAAACGGCAGGCCTCGCACCCGAGCTGCGCGAAAGTTTTCCGCTCCCCCAGCGGGTGCGGCTGCCCATGAAGCCCGAACAGCGCAGCCTCAACCTGAGCAATGCCGTGGCAGTCACCGTCTTCGAGGCCTGGCGGCAGAACGGCTACCAGGGCGGCGCCTGA
- a CDS encoding DUF2970 domain-containing protein translates to MTSDGLKDAVKRKGSFGQTLRAVGWSFFGVRKSAEHEKDMAQLNPVHVIIAGVIAALVFIVALVLIVRWVLSSGVAA, encoded by the coding sequence ATGACGTCCGACGGCCTCAAAGACGCGGTCAAGCGAAAAGGTTCGTTCGGCCAGACGCTGCGTGCGGTGGGCTGGTCGTTCTTCGGCGTTCGCAAGTCCGCCGAGCACGAGAAGGACATGGCGCAGTTGAACCCGGTGCACGTCATCATCGCGGGCGTGATCGCTGCGTTGGTGTTCATCGTGGCATTGGTGTTGATCGTGCGTTGGGTGTTGTCGAGCGGGGTCGCCGCCTAG